DNA from Synechococcus elongatus PCC 6301:
CACTCAGCCGTACTTTTCTTGATCCTGCCTTGAAAGCAGAAACTGCTGAGACGGCCCAAGCGCTGTTTAATCACCTAATCGCTTTGGATGATGCAGCCAAAGACGGGGATGTCCGTCGGGCTCGCGAGCAGTTCCAAGAAGCGATCGTGGATTTCGACGCTTTCTTGCAAGCAATCCCAACCCTCTAGGCGATCGCAGCGGATGACTCCCGAGCGGTTGATCATCATCGGTGCTGGTGCGATCGGGGCTTGCTTAGCCTACGAGCTCAGTGCCGATCCGCGCTATCAGATCACCGTCATCGATCAGGCGGCTGGCCCAGCAACCGGTGCAACCGGTGCTGCTCTGGGGGTCCTGATCGGCGTCCTTTGTCAGCGCACCAAGGGCCGTTTTTGGCAGTTGCGTCAGCGCACCCTAGCTCGCTATCAAAGCTTGATTCCTGAACTAGAAGCGGCGATCGGTCAGCCCATTCCAGGCCATTCCGGTCTACTAAAGCTGGTCATGGATCCGGCGGAACGACCCGGCTGGGAGCAGCTGCAAGCGATCCGTCGCCAGCAGGGTTACGACTTGGAACTGTGGGATCCCTCTGAACTGCACGATCGCATCCCCGGTGTGGTGGCCGATCCATTCGCCCTCGCCGTCTGGTCGCCCTACGATCGCCAGATTGATCCCACTGCGCTGACACAGGCGTTGGTGACTACGGCGCAGCAACGGGGGGTCGAGTTTTGCTTCAACCAGCCGGTGCAAAACCTGCAGCGATCGGGCGATCGTGAAATTGTCGTCAATGATCGCGCTTGTGATTGGCTGATCCTCAGTGCGGGCTTGGGCTCAACAGCGATTGCACAGCAACTCGGGCTGGAATTACCGATGCAACCCGTTATGGGACAAGCGTTGCGGATGCGCTGGCCAAATGATCGTTGGCCTCAACAGGTGATCACTGCCGAAGATATTCACCTTGTGCCCCTGGGCGATCGCGAGTTTTGGCTCGGGGCGACGGTGGAAATTCCACCAGATCAAATTGCGATCGCGCCGCAACCGGAATACCTAGAAATGCTGCGATCGCGGGCTGAACAATTCTGGCCCGATCTCAAGCAAGCGGAAGTGCTGCAGGCGTGGCAAGGCTATCGCCCACGCCCACTGGGGCGACCAGCGCCGGTGATTGAGCGCCTGACGGACTGGCCCAATGTGATTGTGGCGACGGCTCACTATCGCAATGGGCTGTTGCTAGCGCCGGTGACGGCTGCAATCGTCCAGGAACTGTTGGCGACTGCAGTGCCCCCGTCCAGCCCTGCCATGATCTAACCTGACAGCTATCCCCCCTTAAGCACCCCGATGGCCGCTGCCCTCGATCCTCAGCAATTGATTCAGCTGCCTGTGATGGGTGCGCTGCTCCGGCGAGCTGTCAGTGATGGTATTCGCTGGGCCGATCGCCTAATGGCTGAAGCCGCGGATCCCAGTGATCGCCAGCAACTCTGCGATCGAGTTATTACCAATAGCGCCTTGCGAACAGCCGGTTGGAGCACGATCGCTGGCTTGGGTGGCCCACTGACCTTACTGGCTGGCTTGTCGTTTGATGCAGGCCAAACCCTCTACGGCCAAGTGAGGTTGGCGGCGGCGCTATTCCGTATCCATGGCGTCGAGCTGGACGATCGCCGG
Protein-coding regions in this window:
- a CDS encoding NAD(P)/FAD-dependent oxidoreductase; this translates as MTPERLIIIGAGAIGACLAYELSADPRYQITVIDQAAGPATGATGAALGVLIGVLCQRTKGRFWQLRQRTLARYQSLIPELEAAIGQPIPGHSGLLKLVMDPAERPGWEQLQAIRRQQGYDLELWDPSELHDRIPGVVADPFALAVWSPYDRQIDPTALTQALVTTAQQRGVEFCFNQPVQNLQRSGDREIVVNDRACDWLILSAGLGSTAIAQQLGLELPMQPVMGQALRMRWPNDRWPQQVITAEDIHLVPLGDREFWLGATVEIPPDQIAIAPQPEYLEMLRSRAEQFWPDLKQAEVLQAWQGYRPRPLGRPAPVIERLTDWPNVIVATAHYRNGLLLAPVTAAIVQELLATAVPPSSPAMI